The Gemmatimonadota bacterium DH-78 region TCTCGATCACGGTACGGAGCACGCGGGCCTCCCCCTTCTCCCCCGCCTCCGCCACCACGGCGTCGGAGAGCCCGTCGGTGAAGAGAAACACGAGATCTCCCTCCGGATTCCAGGGCCGGGTGGACTGCGAGTACGAGTCGGGCCCGGCGATCCCGACCGGGGGATCGGTCGCCCGCAGCCGGTCGGCGCATCCGTCGGCACCGACGAGGAAGGCGTGCGGATGCCCCGCGTTCGACCAGGTCAGCGTTCCGGCCACCGGATCGAGCACCCCGTAGAAGAGGGTGAGGTACATCTCCGTCGACTCCAGCTCGCCGCGAAGCGCGTCGTCGAGAAAACGCAGCACCTGGGCGGGCGCACTGAACGAGTGCGCGTAGATCGTGGCCGCGCTCATCGACAGCGCCATGATCAGGGCGGCAGGAAAGCCGTGGCTCGACACGTCGCCGATCATCACGCCGACCTTGCCGCCCGACAGCTGGAAGAGCTGGTAGAAGTCGCCCCCCACCATCTCGGCGGGCTCCACCCGCGCGCCGACCCGCACCCCTTCGAGCCGGTCGACCCCGGGCAGGAGCTTCATCTGGAGGTTGTGGGCGAGCTCCATCTCCCGCGCCATCCGCTCCCGCACGAGGCTCTGGCGGATCAGGCGGTTGTTCTCGAGCGCCGCCCCCACCTGGGTGGCGATGGCCGACAGCAGCTTCTGGTCGGAGGCGGTGAACCGGCTCGCGTGCCGTCGGCCGATGAGGTTGATCACCCCCACGGTACGCGCCTCGCCCTCGGGCGGGGTGTAGCGGATCGGGACCGACAGAAACGTCTCGCGCTGGTCGATGGCCCCGGCGGGCACCTCGCCCACCGGCTCCGCTTCGGGCAGCGCCATCAGCGGCCGGCCCTCGCGGAAGACGCGGGCGGTCACCGCCGACGACTCCGCGTCGAGAGGACCGGGCACGCCGCCGTCGCCGACCGAGGCCACGAGGTGGAGCTTGTCGTCGTCGGGCTCGTGCACCCACAGGGAGCCCCGGCCCGCGCCCATCACGTCGCACACCTCGCCCAGAATCACCCGCGCGGCCTCGTCGAGACGCAGGATCGATCCGAGCGTCTCGGAGATGGAGTAGAGGAGGTTGATCTCCTCGTAGCGCTCCGACAGCTCGTAGGTGAAGAACCGGATCTCGTGAGCCGAGTCCATCGAGCGCGACAGGGTGCGCGCCACGAGGTCGACGACCGGCTCGGCGAGGGGGCCGTTGCGGCTGGCCACCCGCAACTCGAGCGCCGAGCCGTCGCGGGTCTGGAGCGCGCGCACCAGCGGCACCTCCACACCCTCGGCGACCTCGGTGTCCGGATCCGGATAGATGCGTCGCTCGGCGCGCTCGCCGCGCGCCCACAGCGAGAGATCGAGGTCGAGGCTGCGCGCGAAATCGTCGAGGGATTCGCGAACCGACTCGGGGAGGGGTGAACGCGGAGGGCGCCCGGCACTCATGCCGACGCCGCCCCTCCGAACCCGGGATCGAGGCGCAGCACGAGTGTCACGCAGTTGCCCCGATCGTTGTAGTGCACCTCGTCGAGCAGCTCCCGCATGAGGAACAGCCCCCGCCCGCCCGACCGCGCGACATTCTCGGGCGTGGTGGGATCCGGTACCGCCAGGGGGTCGAACCCGTGCCCCTGGTCGGTCACGCGGGCGGTGATGGTGGAGCCCGCGATGCAGACCTCCACCCGCACCGGCTTCGAGGGGTCTTCCCCGTTGCCGTAGAGCACGGCGTTGGAGAGCGCCTCGGTCAGACCGACGCGGAAATTGAGCCGGAGTTTACGGGCGTGCGCCTCGCACTCCGGGCAGCGACGGAGGACGGCCTCGACCGCCTGCTCGATGGCCCGTACGTCGCTGGGAAACTCGAGAACCAGTTCGGAGTCCATGGACTCAGAATCCCTCGAGGGCGTCCTCCCGCGAGTCCGCGATCCGGAACAGCGTGTCGAGCTTGGTGAGCTCGAACAGCGTCCGCAGATCCTCGTTCAGGGACGAGAGCCGCAGCTCGCCGCCCTGCTCACGGATCTTCTTGGAAAGCGACACCAGCACGCCGAGACCCGAGGAGTCGATGTACCCGGTCTGCGAGAAGTCGACGACGAACTTGCGCTCGCCCCCGTCCAGTTCCTCGAGGACCCTGGTCTTCAGCTCCTGGCGGTTGCCGACGATGAGCTGTCCCTCGACGTCGACGACGGTTACGCCGTTCTGCTTCGATACCGAAAAACCCATGCGAGCCACTCTCCAGATCGGTCGGACGACCGGGCTCGGACGGCCCGGGCCGGCGCGAGGCGACGACGGCGATCGCCGAAGCCTCAGATACT contains the following coding sequences:
- a CDS encoding GAF domain-containing SpoIIE family protein phosphatase, with the protein product MSAGRPPRSPLPESVRESLDDFARSLDLDLSLWARGERAERRIYPDPDTEVAEGVEVPLVRALQTRDGSALELRVASRNGPLAEPVVDLVARTLSRSMDSAHEIRFFTYELSERYEEINLLYSISETLGSILRLDEAARVILGEVCDVMGAGRGSLWVHEPDDDKLHLVASVGDGGVPGPLDAESSAVTARVFREGRPLMALPEAEPVGEVPAGAIDQRETFLSVPIRYTPPEGEARTVGVINLIGRRHASRFTASDQKLLSAIATQVGAALENNRLIRQSLVRERMAREMELAHNLQMKLLPGVDRLEGVRVGARVEPAEMVGGDFYQLFQLSGGKVGVMIGDVSSHGFPAALIMALSMSAATIYAHSFSAPAQVLRFLDDALRGELESTEMYLTLFYGVLDPVAGTLTWSNAGHPHAFLVGADGCADRLRATDPPVGIAGPDSYSQSTRPWNPEGDLVFLFTDGLSDAVVAEAGEKGEARVLRTVIENRRQDPDCIVDTLFEQVRGMRSPIPADDRTAVVLAGAG
- a CDS encoding ATP-binding protein; translation: MDSELVLEFPSDVRAIEQAVEAVLRRCPECEAHARKLRLNFRVGLTEALSNAVLYGNGEDPSKPVRVEVCIAGSTITARVTDQGHGFDPLAVPDPTTPENVARSGGRGLFLMRELLDEVHYNDRGNCVTLVLRLDPGFGGAASA
- a CDS encoding STAS domain-containing protein; its protein translation is MGFSVSKQNGVTVVDVEGQLIVGNRQELKTRVLEELDGGERKFVVDFSQTGYIDSSGLGVLVSLSKKIREQGGELRLSSLNEDLRTLFELTKLDTLFRIADSREDALEGF